In Streptomyces sp. NBC_01707, a genomic segment contains:
- the dnaA gene encoding chromosomal replication initiator protein DnaA, with protein MADVPADLAAVWPRVLEQLLGEGQQGIEPKDKQWIERCQPLALVADTALLAVPNEWGKRVLEGRLAPLISETLSRECGRPIRIAITVDDSAGEPPNPPAPPMHQSQQPQQHRYQGPQHDERQHNDAYEGYGHRPTDDGMPTARPAYPDYQQQRPEPGAWPRTPEDLSWQQPRLGGFQERDTSAEQWREQHDYRPQQPQHDYRSQPPERQGYEQQRPERHDMPEPQHRQGGPGTGRPGGVTGPMGAQPAPAPGPGEPHARLNPKYLFDTFVIGASNRFAHAAAVAVAEAPAKAYNPLFIYGESGLGKTHLLHAIGHYARSLYPGTRVRYVSSEEFTNEFINSIRDGKGDTFRKRYRDVDILLVDDIQFLASKESTQEEFFHTFNTLHNANKQIVLSSDRPPKQLVTLEDRLRNRFEWGLTTDVQPPELETRIAILRKKAVQEQLNAPPEVLEFIASRISRNIRELEGALIRVTAFASLNRQPVDLGLTEIVLKDLIPGGEDSAPEITASAIMAATADYFGLTVEDLCGSSRSRVLVTARQIAMYLCRELTDLSLPKIGAQFGGRDHTTVMHADRKIRALMAERRSIYNQVTELTNRIKNG; from the coding sequence GTGGCTGACGTACCTGCCGATCTTGCCGCAGTGTGGCCACGAGTGCTGGAACAGCTCCTCGGGGAGGGCCAGCAGGGCATCGAGCCGAAGGACAAGCAGTGGATCGAGCGCTGCCAGCCGCTCGCACTCGTCGCCGACACTGCGCTGCTCGCCGTACCCAACGAATGGGGCAAGCGTGTCCTGGAGGGCCGGCTCGCGCCGCTCATCAGCGAAACGCTCAGCCGGGAGTGCGGCCGCCCGATCCGGATCGCGATCACCGTCGACGACTCCGCGGGCGAACCGCCGAACCCGCCGGCACCCCCGATGCACCAGTCCCAGCAGCCGCAGCAGCACCGCTACCAGGGACCGCAGCACGACGAGCGGCAGCACAACGACGCGTACGAGGGTTACGGCCACCGGCCCACCGACGACGGCATGCCGACGGCCCGGCCGGCCTACCCCGACTACCAGCAGCAGCGCCCCGAGCCGGGCGCCTGGCCACGCACCCCTGAGGATCTTTCCTGGCAGCAGCCCCGGCTCGGCGGTTTCCAGGAACGCGACACGTCCGCGGAACAGTGGCGTGAGCAGCACGACTACCGTCCGCAACAGCCGCAGCACGACTACCGGTCGCAGCCGCCCGAGCGCCAGGGCTACGAGCAGCAGCGCCCCGAGCGCCACGACATGCCGGAGCCCCAGCACCGGCAGGGCGGTCCCGGCACCGGACGCCCCGGCGGCGTCACCGGGCCGATGGGCGCACAGCCCGCACCCGCACCGGGCCCCGGCGAGCCGCATGCCCGGCTGAACCCGAAGTACCTCTTCGACACCTTCGTCATCGGCGCGTCCAACCGGTTCGCGCACGCGGCTGCCGTCGCCGTCGCCGAGGCACCCGCGAAGGCGTACAACCCCCTCTTCATCTACGGGGAGTCAGGGCTCGGCAAGACCCATCTGCTGCATGCCATCGGGCACTACGCGCGCAGCCTCTACCCGGGCACCCGGGTGCGCTACGTGAGCTCCGAGGAGTTCACCAACGAGTTCATCAACTCGATCCGCGACGGCAAGGGCGACACCTTCCGCAAGCGGTACCGCGACGTGGACATCCTCCTGGTCGACGACATCCAGTTCCTGGCGAGCAAGGAGTCGACGCAGGAGGAGTTCTTCCACACCTTCAATACGCTCCACAACGCCAACAAGCAGATCGTGCTGTCCTCGGACCGGCCGCCCAAGCAGCTGGTCACCCTGGAGGACCGGCTGCGGAACCGCTTCGAGTGGGGGCTGACCACCGACGTGCAGCCGCCGGAGCTGGAGACGCGGATCGCGATCCTCCGCAAGAAGGCGGTGCAGGAGCAGCTCAACGCTCCGCCGGAGGTCCTGGAGTTCATCGCCTCCCGTATCTCGCGCAACATCCGCGAGCTGGAGGGCGCTCTGATCCGGGTGACGGCCTTCGCCAGCCTCAACCGGCAGCCGGTGGACCTCGGGCTGACCGAGATCGTGCTCAAGGACCTGATCCCGGGCGGCGAGGACTCGGCGCCGGAAATCACGGCATCGGCCATCATGGCGGCGACCGCGGACTACTTCGGTCTGACGGTGGAGGATCTCTGCGGATCCTCGCGCAGCCGGGTACTGGTGACAGCTCGCCAGATCGCGATGTACCTCTGCCGCGAGCTGACGGATCTCTCGCTGCCCAAGATCGGCGCGCAGTTCGGTGGTCGCGACCACACGACCGTGATGCACGCGGACCGCAAGATCCGTGCGCTGATGGCGGAGCGGCGCTCCATCTACAACCAGGTCACCGAACTCACCAACCGCATCAAGAACGGCTGA
- the rpmH gene encoding 50S ribosomal protein L34 has product MSKRTFQPNNRRRAKTHGFRLRMRTRAGRAILASRRGKGRANLSA; this is encoded by the coding sequence GTGAGCAAGCGCACCTTCCAGCCGAACAACCGTCGTCGCGCGAAGACCCACGGCTTCCGGCTGCGTATGCGCACCCGTGCCGGCCGCGCGATTCTCGCGTCCCGCCGTGGCAAGGGTCGCGCCAACCTGTCCGCCTGA
- the rnpA gene encoding ribonuclease P protein component: protein MLPTENRLRRREDFATAVRRGRRAGRPLLVVHLRSGATDPHVTGESAPPPRAGFVVSKAVGGAVVRTAVKRKLRHLVRERLTLLPPGSLVVVRALPGSGDADHEQLARDLDAALQRLLGGGAR from the coding sequence GTGCTGCCTACCGAGAATCGGCTGAGGCGGCGCGAGGACTTCGCGACCGCAGTACGCCGAGGACGCCGGGCCGGCCGCCCGCTACTCGTCGTCCATCTACGCAGCGGTGCAACGGACCCGCACGTGACTGGGGAGAGTGCTCCCCCGCCGCGTGCGGGTTTCGTTGTCAGCAAAGCCGTGGGTGGAGCGGTCGTCCGCACAGCGGTGAAGCGCAAGCTTCGCCATCTGGTCCGCGAACGACTGACCCTGCTGCCCCCCGGTAGCCTGGTTGTCGTACGAGCGCTGCCCGGATCGGGCGACGCCGACCATGAACAGCTGGCCCGAGACCTGGATGCCGCCCTTCAGCGGCTGCTGGGAGGGGGCGCGCGATGA
- the yidD gene encoding membrane protein insertion efficiency factor YidD has product MKYPLLALIKLYQWTISPLLGPVCRYYPSCSHYGYTAIDRHGAIKGTALTAWRILRCNPWSPGGVDHVPPRKRPRWHELLRNAIRGSKGGDSAADVPPGGTVSEPPGPASETSPKAQGA; this is encoded by the coding sequence ATGAAGTACCCGCTGCTGGCTCTTATCAAGCTGTATCAGTGGACGATCAGCCCACTACTCGGGCCTGTCTGCCGTTACTACCCGTCGTGTTCCCACTATGGATATACGGCGATCGACCGGCACGGAGCGATCAAGGGAACGGCGCTGACCGCATGGCGCATCCTGCGATGCAATCCGTGGTCACCCGGCGGCGTGGATCACGTTCCGCCACGCAAACGCCCGCGTTGGCACGAACTGCTGCGTAACGCAATACGTGGCAGCAAGGGCGGGGACTCCGCCGCTGATGTGCCTCCTGGGGGGACGGTCTCCGAACCCCCTGGCCCGGCCTCAGAGACCTCGCCCAAAGCTCAAGGAGCCTGA
- the yidC gene encoding membrane protein insertase YidC, with translation MDTIASLFSFITYPVSWVIVQFHKLYGAIFGDDTGWAWGLSIVSLVVLIRICLIPLFVKQIKSTRNMQVLQPKMKAIQERYKSDKQRQSEEMMKLYKETGTNPLSSCLPILAQSPFFFALYHVLSAIASGKTIGVIDQPLLDSARQAHIFGAPLAAKFMDSADKVEALGASLTDVRVVTAVMIVMMSASQFFTQRQLMTKNVDLTVKTPYMQQQKMLMYVFPLIFAVMGINFPVGVLVYWLTTNVWTMGQQMYVINQNPTPGSKAQDHYLGRLLKSVTAHGEVRGRTKRNTVKRIVAKGADRNDIERKFITGLAKLGLAAQADGTVTKSDTAVAEAEGGAAQKRQQPKRQTKAKRQSGATQPGGVKEADSTESEPKTSLEKQDAPQDDKPKPAGGKPASGSSRQAKSGQRKGPQRPKHPSKK, from the coding sequence GTGGACACGATTGCCAGTCTGTTCAGCTTTATCACCTACCCCGTTTCGTGGGTCATCGTCCAGTTCCACAAGCTGTACGGAGCGATCTTCGGCGATGACACGGGTTGGGCCTGGGGCCTGTCCATCGTGTCCCTGGTGGTGCTGATCCGGATCTGTCTGATCCCGCTTTTTGTTAAGCAGATCAAGTCGACCCGGAACATGCAGGTGCTCCAGCCGAAGATGAAGGCGATCCAGGAGCGCTACAAGAGCGACAAGCAGCGTCAGTCCGAAGAGATGATGAAGCTGTACAAGGAGACGGGTACCAACCCGCTCTCCTCGTGCCTTCCCATCCTGGCGCAGTCGCCGTTCTTCTTCGCCCTGTATCACGTGCTGTCGGCCATCGCCTCGGGCAAGACGATCGGTGTCATCGACCAGCCGCTGCTCGACAGCGCTCGTCAGGCGCACATCTTCGGTGCACCGCTCGCTGCCAAGTTCATGGACAGCGCGGACAAGGTCGAGGCGCTCGGTGCCTCGCTGACCGACGTCCGCGTCGTCACCGCGGTCATGATCGTGATGATGTCGGCTTCGCAGTTCTTCACCCAGCGCCAGCTGATGACGAAGAACGTCGACCTGACGGTCAAGACGCCGTACATGCAGCAGCAGAAGATGCTCATGTACGTCTTCCCCCTGATCTTCGCCGTCATGGGCATCAACTTCCCCGTCGGCGTCCTCGTCTACTGGCTGACCACCAACGTCTGGACCATGGGTCAGCAGATGTACGTGATCAACCAGAACCCGACCCCGGGCAGCAAGGCGCAGGACCACTACCTGGGACGTCTGCTGAAGAGTGTCACCGCTCACGGTGAGGTGCGGGGCAGGACGAAGCGCAACACCGTCAAGCGGATCGTTGCCAAGGGTGCGGACCGCAACGACATCGAGCGGAAGTTCATCACCGGGCTGGCCAAGCTGGGCCTCGCCGCCCAGGCGGACGGCACGGTGACCAAGAGCGACACCGCTGTGGCCGAGGCCGAGGGCGGAGCCGCGCAGAAGCGTCAGCAGCCCAAGCGCCAGACCAAGGCGAAGCGTCAGAGCGGTGCCACCCAGCCGGGCGGGGTGAAGGAGGCCGATTCCACCGAGTCGGAGCCCAAGACCTCGCTGGAGAAGCAGGACGCACCGCAGGACGACAAGCCCAAGCCGGCGGGCGGCAAGCCCGCGTCCGGCTCCTCACGCCAAGCCAAGTCCGGACAGCGCAAGGGTCCGCAGCGGCCCAAGCACCCGTCCAAGAAGTAA
- a CDS encoding R3H domain-containing nucleic acid-binding protein, which produces MTEGTTSTAAEGSDTLTRLEQEGEIAADYLEGLLDIADLDGDIDMDVEADRAAVSIISDSARELQKLVGRDGEVLEALQELTRLAVHRETGDRSRLMLDIAGFRAKKRAVLAELGAKAADEVKKTGEPVKLDPMTPFERKVVHDAVAAAGLRSESEGEEPQRFVVVLPA; this is translated from the coding sequence GTGACGGAAGGCACCACCTCCACGGCCGCTGAGGGCAGCGACACCTTGACCCGCCTCGAGCAGGAAGGGGAGATCGCAGCCGACTACCTCGAGGGTCTGCTCGACATCGCCGACCTCGACGGTGACATCGACATGGATGTCGAGGCGGACCGGGCCGCGGTCTCGATCATCAGCGACTCGGCACGTGAACTGCAGAAGCTCGTGGGCCGCGACGGTGAGGTGCTGGAGGCACTCCAGGAGCTGACGCGTCTGGCCGTGCACCGGGAGACCGGTGACCGCAGTCGGCTGATGCTGGACATCGCGGGTTTCCGGGCCAAGAAGCGCGCGGTCCTCGCGGAGCTGGGTGCCAAGGCCGCGGACGAGGTCAAGAAGACCGGTGAGCCGGTCAAGCTGGACCCGATGACGCCGTTCGAGCGCAAGGTTGTGCACGATGCGGTTGCGGCCGCAGGTCTGCGCAGTGAGTCGGAGGGCGAGGAGCCGCAGCGCTTCGTCGTCGTTCTCCCGGCCTGA
- the rsmG gene encoding 16S rRNA (guanine(527)-N(7))-methyltransferase RsmG, translating to MTAEVELPQAPEGARAVFGEFFPEAVRYAELLADAGVKRGLIGPREVPRLWERHLLNCAVLSEVVPEGVTVCDVGSGAGLPGIPLALVRPDLKITLLEPLLRRTNFLQEVVELLGLDHVTVVRGRAEEVLGTLQPVHVVTARAVAPLDRLAGWGVPLLRPYGEMLALKGDTAEEEISGARAALSKLGVVDTEVLHVGEGVVEPMSTVVRVVVGESPGGVRFAAKRAKAARVSRTRRRR from the coding sequence GTGACGGCGGAGGTAGAACTTCCCCAGGCGCCCGAAGGGGCGCGGGCGGTTTTCGGTGAGTTCTTCCCGGAGGCTGTCCGGTACGCGGAACTGCTTGCCGATGCCGGGGTCAAGCGAGGGCTGATCGGCCCTCGTGAGGTGCCGCGGCTGTGGGAGCGGCACCTGCTGAACTGTGCGGTGCTCTCCGAGGTCGTGCCCGAGGGGGTCACGGTCTGCGATGTGGGTTCCGGTGCCGGTCTCCCGGGTATTCCGTTGGCGCTGGTACGTCCGGATCTGAAGATCACGCTGCTGGAACCGCTGCTTCGGCGGACGAATTTCCTCCAGGAAGTGGTCGAGCTGCTGGGGCTGGACCACGTGACGGTCGTCCGCGGCCGCGCGGAGGAGGTCCTGGGGACGCTGCAGCCGGTCCATGTCGTGACCGCTCGCGCCGTGGCGCCCCTCGATCGGCTGGCGGGCTGGGGCGTGCCACTGCTGCGTCCGTACGGAGAGATGCTCGCGCTCAAGGGCGATACCGCCGAGGAGGAGATCAGCGGAGCGCGTGCGGCCTTGAGCAAGCTCGGAGTGGTGGACACCGAGGTGCTGCATGTCGGCGAGGGCGTGGTCGAACCGATGTCCACTGTGGTGCGAGTGGTGGTCGGTGAGAGCCCGGGCGGTGTGAGGTTCGCCGCAAAGAGGGCGAAGGCTGCCAGGGTCAGCCGTACGCGACGGCGTCGCTGA
- a CDS encoding ParA family protein, which translates to MAGSAHCEPEVEESESVRSDANIAGPMTDPVPGPRTESAGDGVSRETPPPMDDTPIGRAAQLAVEALGRAGEGLPRPDQTRVMVVANQKGGVGKTTTTVNLAASLALHGARVLVVDLDPQGNASTALGIDHHAEVPSIYDVLVESKPLSDVVQPVPDVEGLFCAPATIDLAGAEIELVSLVARESRLQRAIQAYEQPLDYILIDCPPSLGLLTVNALVAGAEVLIPIQCEYYALEGLGQLLRNVDLVRGHLNPDLHVSTILLTMYDGRTRLASQVAEEVRSHFGKEVLRTSIPRSVRISEAPSYGQTVLTYDPGSSGSLSYLEAAREIAFRGVGVHYEAQHAQTGSQNSQQNISEGIQ; encoded by the coding sequence ATGGCAGGCTCTGCTCATTGCGAGCCTGAAGTCGAGGAGAGTGAATCCGTGCGGTCCGACGCCAACATCGCGGGACCGATGACCGATCCGGTCCCCGGTCCCCGAACCGAATCGGCGGGGGACGGTGTTTCACGTGAAACACCGCCGCCGATGGATGACACACCCATCGGTCGTGCGGCCCAGCTGGCCGTCGAGGCCCTCGGCCGTGCCGGCGAGGGGCTGCCTCGTCCTGACCAGACGCGCGTCATGGTGGTGGCCAACCAGAAGGGCGGAGTGGGTAAGACCACTACGACGGTCAACCTTGCCGCCTCGCTGGCCCTTCACGGAGCACGCGTTCTCGTGGTCGACCTCGACCCGCAGGGCAACGCCTCCACGGCGCTGGGCATTGATCACCATGCCGAAGTCCCCTCCATCTATGACGTCCTGGTCGAGAGCAAGCCGCTCTCCGACGTGGTTCAGCCCGTCCCGGACGTCGAAGGCCTCTTCTGCGCCCCCGCCACCATCGATCTCGCCGGTGCGGAGATCGAGCTGGTGTCGCTGGTGGCGCGGGAGAGTCGACTGCAGCGGGCGATTCAGGCGTATGAGCAGCCGTTGGACTACATCCTCATCGACTGCCCGCCTTCGCTCGGTCTGCTGACGGTCAATGCCCTGGTCGCCGGCGCCGAGGTGCTGATTCCTATCCAGTGCGAGTACTACGCGCTGGAGGGACTGGGGCAGCTGCTGAGGAACGTCGACCTCGTTCGGGGGCACCTCAACCCCGATCTGCATGTGTCGACGATCCTGCTCACCATGTACGACGGCAGGACCAGGCTCGCTTCCCAGGTGGCGGAGGAGGTGCGCAGCCACTTCGGTAAGGAGGTGCTGCGTACAAGCATTCCTCGGTCCGTGCGGATCTCGGAGGCACCGAGCTACGGGCAGACTGTCTTGACCTACGACCCGGGTTCGAGTGGGTCCCTGTCGTATCTTGAAGCCGCTCGTGAGATCGCCTTTCGGGGGGTCGGGGTGCATTACGAGGCTCAGCATGCCCAGACGGGCAGCCAGAACAGCCAGCAGAACATTTCGGAGGGGATCCAGTGA
- a CDS encoding ParB/RepB/Spo0J family partition protein: MSERRRGLGRGLGALIPAAPQERQVPATGAGSDSSGVIPVMTTERGVAAAKVTTLTAAPVVPEPSAPAESESSAEPTGAAGAYFAEVPIGSITPNPRQPREVFDEDALAELVTSIREVGLLQPVVVRKLGPERYELIMGERRWRACREAGLERIPAIVRATDDEKLLLDALLENLHRAQLNPLEEAAAYDQLLKDFKCTHDQLADRIGRSRPQVSNTLRLLRLSPPVQRRVAAGVLSAGHARALLSVDDSEEQDRLAHRIVAEGLSVRAVEEIVTLMSSRPSSAPKSKGPRAGGRLSPALSDLASRLSDRFETRVKVDLGQKKGKIVVEFASMEDLDRILGSLAPGEGRVLERGLADETAEDSES, translated from the coding sequence GTGAGTGAGCGTCGTAGAGGGTTGGGGCGTGGGCTCGGTGCACTGATTCCCGCTGCCCCGCAGGAACGTCAGGTGCCGGCTACCGGAGCGGGTTCGGACTCGTCGGGCGTGATCCCGGTGATGACCACCGAGCGAGGCGTGGCCGCCGCGAAGGTGACCACACTCACGGCTGCTCCCGTGGTGCCGGAGCCGAGTGCACCCGCGGAGTCCGAGTCGTCCGCGGAGCCGACGGGTGCCGCTGGGGCGTACTTCGCCGAGGTCCCTATCGGATCCATCACCCCGAACCCCCGTCAGCCGCGTGAGGTGTTCGACGAGGACGCGCTCGCGGAGCTGGTCACCTCCATCAGGGAGGTCGGCCTGCTCCAGCCCGTAGTCGTGCGGAAGCTGGGCCCCGAACGCTACGAGCTCATCATGGGCGAGCGGCGCTGGAGGGCCTGCCGCGAGGCCGGTCTGGAGCGGATCCCTGCCATTGTCCGGGCCACGGACGATGAGAAGCTGCTTCTGGACGCGCTCCTGGAGAACCTGCACCGGGCTCAACTGAACCCGCTGGAGGAGGCGGCCGCGTACGACCAGCTGCTCAAGGACTTCAAGTGCACGCATGACCAGCTGGCCGACCGGATCGGGCGCTCCCGTCCGCAGGTGTCCAACACGCTGCGGCTGCTGCGGCTGTCTCCGCCGGTGCAGCGCAGGGTCGCTGCCGGAGTGCTGTCCGCCGGCCACGCGAGGGCGTTGCTGTCCGTGGATGACTCCGAGGAGCAGGACCGGCTGGCCCATCGCATCGTGGCCGAGGGGCTCTCAGTGCGAGCGGTCGAGGAGATCGTGACGCTGATGAGCTCCCGCCCCAGCAGCGCTCCCAAGTCCAAGGGGCCGCGGGCCGGCGGCCGACTGTCGCCCGCACTCTCCGACCTTGCATCCCGGCTCTCTGACCGTTTCGAGACCCGGGTGAAGGTCGACCTCGGACAGAAGAAGGGAAAGATCGTCGTCGAGTTCGCCTCGATGGAAGATCTGGACCGCATTCTCGGCAGCCTGGCGCCGGGCGAGGGCCGCGTGCTGGAGCGGGGTCTCGCCGACGAGACTGCCGAGGACAGCGAGAGCTGA